A DNA window from Corynebacterium ciconiae DSM 44920 contains the following coding sequences:
- the metK gene encoding methionine adenosyltransferase, which produces MTSAAKDTRLFTSESVTEGHPDKICDAISDTILDAMLEVDPHSRVAVETVVTTGLVHVVGEVRCGGYVEIPQLVRTKLKEIGFTSSEVGFDGTTCGVTVAIGEQSAEIGLGVDTSQEVRSGTSQDDDDHAGAGDQGLMFGYATNETDEYMPLPIALAHRLSRRLTQVRKEQIVPHLRPDGKTQVTFAYDEADNPSHIDTIVISTQHDPDITQEWLSEQLREQVIDWVIADAGLESFLSSELTVLINPSGSFVLGGPMGDAGLTGRKIIVDTYGGMARHGGGAFSGKDPSKVDRSGAYAMRWVAKNIVAAGLADKAEVQVAYAIGRAAPVGLYVETFGTAKHGLSDEQIQHAVSEVFNLRPAAIIRELDLLRPIYADTSAYGHFGRTDVDFPWEHTNRVEELRAAAGI; this is translated from the coding sequence ATGACCAGCGCAGCGAAAGATACTCGACTATTCACCAGCGAGTCGGTGACGGAAGGTCACCCGGACAAGATCTGTGACGCCATCTCAGACACCATTCTCGATGCCATGCTCGAGGTAGACCCGCACTCGCGGGTAGCGGTGGAGACCGTGGTGACTACCGGTTTAGTACATGTGGTGGGCGAGGTGCGCTGTGGCGGCTATGTAGAGATCCCGCAGCTGGTGCGCACCAAGCTGAAGGAAATCGGTTTTACTTCCTCCGAAGTGGGCTTCGACGGCACCACCTGTGGTGTCACGGTAGCTATCGGTGAGCAGAGCGCCGAGATTGGACTTGGCGTGGACACCTCCCAGGAGGTGCGCAGCGGCACCTCCCAGGATGATGATGATCACGCCGGCGCGGGTGATCAGGGGCTGATGTTTGGCTACGCCACCAATGAGACCGATGAGTATATGCCTCTGCCGATCGCGCTGGCGCATCGCTTGTCACGCCGGCTTACCCAGGTGCGCAAGGAGCAGATCGTGCCTCATCTGCGCCCCGATGGCAAGACTCAGGTGACCTTCGCCTATGACGAGGCGGACAATCCGAGCCACATCGACACCATCGTGATCTCCACTCAGCACGACCCGGACATTACCCAGGAGTGGCTGAGCGAGCAGCTGCGTGAGCAGGTGATCGATTGGGTGATCGCCGATGCTGGGCTGGAGAGCTTCCTCAGCTCTGAGCTCACTGTGCTTATCAACCCCTCGGGCTCTTTCGTGCTGGGCGGGCCGATGGGCGATGCGGGCCTGACCGGCCGCAAGATCATCGTGGACACCTATGGTGGCATGGCTCGCCACGGCGGTGGTGCATTCTCCGGTAAGGATCCCTCGAAGGTGGATCGCTCTGGTGCCTACGCCATGCGCTGGGTGGCGAAGAACATTGTGGCCGCCGGTTTGGCCGATAAGGCCGAGGTGCAGGTGGCCTACGCCATTGGCCGTGCCGCCCCGGTGGGACTGTATGTGGAGACCTTCGGTACCGCCAAGCACGGGTTGAGCGACGAGCAGATTCAGCACGCCGTGTCCGAGGTGTTCAACCTGCGTCCAGCGGCGATCATCCGCGAGTTGGATTTGTTGCGCCCGATCTATGCGGACACCTCCGCCTATGGCCACTTTGGCCGCACCGATGTGGACTTCCCGTGGGAGCACACCAACCGTGTGGAGGAGTTACGCGCCGCGGCGGGAATCTAG
- the coaBC gene encoding bifunctional phosphopantothenoylcysteine decarboxylase/phosphopantothenate--cysteine ligase CoaBC: MSSSEKLSIVVGVTGGIAAYKACHVIRAFTEAGHSVRVVPTRNALKFVGAATFEALSGNPVATDVFEHVDKVQHVMVGQQADLVVVVPATADFLARLRAGMADDQLSATCLVATCPVVVAPAMHTEMWNNPATRENVAVLRERGIAVMEPAHGRLTGRDSGPGRLPEPEQITAFAFSVAEEASAPPRDLEGVKVLISAGGTREEIDPVRFIGNHSSGRQGYALAAAAAQRGAEVTLVVGAVDAMPEPVGARMLHITSAAELHSAMDAEAPGADVVIMAAAVADYRPATRAESKMKKGSADAQLAAIEMAQNPDILAGLVRQRREGIINAGTTLVGFAAETGDAQHTPLQLGEEKLKRKGVDLLMVNHVGGGRVFGQDTNEGWLLGADGSHTSISAGSKMLVAHRILDGVTALRG, from the coding sequence ATGAGCTCGAGCGAGAAACTCTCCATCGTCGTTGGTGTGACCGGCGGGATCGCCGCGTATAAGGCCTGCCATGTGATCCGCGCCTTCACAGAGGCCGGTCATAGCGTGCGGGTGGTGCCCACCCGCAATGCCTTGAAGTTCGTTGGCGCCGCCACCTTCGAGGCCCTGTCCGGAAACCCCGTCGCCACCGATGTGTTTGAGCACGTAGATAAGGTGCAGCATGTGATGGTGGGCCAGCAGGCCGATCTCGTAGTGGTGGTGCCCGCTACCGCGGACTTCCTCGCGCGGCTGCGCGCCGGCATGGCCGATGATCAGCTCAGCGCCACCTGTTTGGTGGCTACGTGTCCGGTGGTGGTGGCCCCAGCCATGCATACCGAGATGTGGAACAACCCTGCCACCCGCGAGAACGTGGCAGTACTGCGCGAGCGTGGCATTGCGGTGATGGAGCCAGCCCACGGCAGGCTCACCGGCCGCGACAGTGGGCCAGGGCGCTTGCCCGAGCCGGAGCAGATCACTGCCTTTGCATTCAGTGTCGCCGAGGAGGCAAGTGCGCCTCCCCGGGATTTGGAAGGGGTGAAGGTGCTGATCTCTGCCGGAGGGACGAGAGAAGAGATTGATCCTGTGCGGTTTATTGGCAATCACTCCTCAGGCCGTCAGGGCTATGCACTCGCGGCAGCAGCCGCGCAGCGCGGGGCAGAGGTGACCCTGGTGGTGGGGGCAGTGGATGCCATGCCGGAGCCGGTGGGCGCCCGGATGCTTCACATCACCTCGGCTGCGGAGCTTCACAGCGCCATGGATGCAGAAGCCCCCGGCGCTGATGTGGTGATTATGGCCGCCGCGGTGGCAGATTATCGCCCCGCTACCCGAGCGGAATCAAAGATGAAAAAGGGTAGCGCTGATGCGCAGCTAGCAGCCATCGAGATGGCCCAAAACCCTGATATTCTCGCCGGCCTTGTACGCCAGCGCCGAGAGGGGATTATAAACGCTGGCACCACCCTTGTGGGCTTTGCCGCTGAAACTGGCGATGCGCAGCATACCCCGCTGCAGCTCGGGGAGGAGAAGCTCAAGCGCAAGGGCGTGGATCTGCTCATGGTCAACCACGTCGGCGGCGGCAGGGTCTTCGGCCAAGATACCAACGAGGGTTGGCTGCTCGGCGCCGATGGCAGCCACACCAGCATCTCCGCGGGCAGCAAAATGCTGGTGGCTCACCGCATCCTAGATGGGGTCACCGCCCTGCGCGGCTAG
- the rpoZ gene encoding DNA-directed RNA polymerase subunit omega, with product MTVSNETTGNESVFDDPVGITAPPIDSLMNHVSSKYALAIFAAKRARQINSYYQQADEGVFEFIGPLVTPEAGEKPLSIALREIDAGMLHHEEG from the coding sequence ATGACAGTGAGCAACGAAACCACAGGCAATGAGTCTGTTTTCGATGATCCGGTAGGCATTACCGCACCGCCCATCGACAGCCTTATGAACCATGTGTCCTCCAAGTACGCCCTCGCCATTTTCGCGGCGAAGCGTGCTCGTCAGATCAACAGCTACTACCAGCAGGCGGACGAGGGCGTCTTCGAATTCATCGGCCCGCTCGTCACCCCGGAAGCAGGCGAGAAGCCGCTGTCCATCGCCCTGCGCGAGATCGACGCTGGAATGCTGCACCACGAGGAAGGCTAG
- the gmk gene encoding guanylate kinase: protein MTGENPKPSLVVLAGPSAVGKSTVVHRLRTDVPSLYFSVSMTTRAPRPGEVDGQDYFFVSMDQFNDTIDKGEMLEWADIHGGIQRSGTPAGPVNEALAAGRPVLVEVDLQGARNIVKSMPEATTVFLAPPSWEVLVDRLTGRGTESQEVIDRRLATARKELQAQSEFDHVVVNDDVDAAVEAIRQLLTGH, encoded by the coding sequence ATGACCGGCGAGAACCCGAAGCCCAGCCTCGTCGTTTTGGCTGGTCCCTCTGCGGTGGGTAAATCCACCGTGGTTCATCGCCTGCGCACGGACGTGCCCTCGCTGTACTTCAGCGTCTCCATGACCACCCGTGCTCCTCGCCCCGGCGAGGTGGATGGTCAAGACTATTTCTTCGTGTCGATGGATCAGTTCAATGACACGATCGATAAAGGGGAGATGCTCGAGTGGGCGGATATTCACGGCGGAATCCAGCGCTCCGGCACCCCTGCCGGGCCGGTGAACGAGGCCCTAGCGGCCGGGCGGCCCGTGCTCGTGGAGGTTGATCTCCAAGGTGCGCGTAACATCGTGAAGTCCATGCCCGAGGCAACCACCGTGTTCCTCGCCCCGCCCTCGTGGGAGGTGCTGGTCGATCGCCTGACCGGTCGTGGCACCGAGTCCCAAGAGGTGATTGATCGCCGGCTCGCCACGGCGCGCAAGGAACTTCAGGCCCAAAGCGAGTTCGACCACGTGGTGGTCAACGACGACGTGGACGCAGCAGTCGAGGCTATTCGCCAGCTCCTCACCGGCCACTAG
- the mihF gene encoding integration host factor, actinobacterial type, whose amino-acid sequence MALPKLTDEQRKEALAKAAEARKARAELKEKLKRGGTNLKEVLDQAQDNEIIGKTKVSALLEAMPKVGKVKAKEIMEDLEIAQTRRLRGLGDRQRRALLERFGFSED is encoded by the coding sequence GTGGCCCTTCCCAAGTTGACTGACGAGCAGCGCAAGGAAGCCCTCGCGAAAGCTGCTGAGGCCCGCAAGGCCCGTGCTGAGCTGAAGGAAAAGCTGAAGCGCGGCGGCACCAACCTTAAGGAAGTTCTGGACCAGGCCCAGGACAACGAGATCATTGGCAAGACCAAGGTCTCCGCTCTCCTCGAGGCTATGCCGAAGGTGGGCAAGGTCAAGGCCAAGGAGATCATGGAGGACCTCGAGATCGCTCAGACCCGCCGTCTGCGTGGCCTGGGTGACCGTCAGCGTCGCGCCCTGCTCGAGCGTTTCGGCTTCTCTGAGGACTAA
- the pyrF gene encoding orotidine-5'-phosphate decarboxylase: MSDFGSQLHQVSLERGRLCVGIDPHPGLLDAWGLERSAAGLGEFTRICVEAFAGTVALVKPQVAFFEAYGAAGYAVLEEAIAALRAAGTLVVADAKRGDIGSTMAAYADAWLRPGSPLEVDALTVSPYLGFGSLAPALDYAEQGKGLFVLAATSNPEGASIQRAQKDQDLSVAQHIVDEAAACNASRRSSGAAGNVGVVVGATLDRAPDLSALNGPILMPGVGAQGAAQEDVDKLAKQMTHLAFPNVSRGVLQAGPSVKALETAVSELAAQFPGIPS, encoded by the coding sequence GTGAGCGATTTCGGATCCCAGCTGCATCAGGTCTCTCTCGAACGCGGCCGGCTGTGCGTGGGCATTGATCCCCACCCTGGCCTGCTGGATGCGTGGGGGCTGGAGCGCAGCGCCGCAGGGCTAGGCGAGTTCACTCGCATCTGCGTGGAGGCCTTCGCCGGCACCGTGGCACTGGTCAAGCCCCAGGTCGCGTTCTTTGAGGCCTATGGCGCGGCCGGCTATGCCGTGTTAGAGGAAGCTATTGCTGCTCTGCGAGCGGCCGGCACCCTCGTGGTAGCAGATGCCAAGCGCGGCGATATCGGCTCGACCATGGCGGCCTATGCCGATGCGTGGCTGCGCCCGGGCTCACCGCTGGAGGTGGATGCGCTCACAGTCTCGCCCTATCTGGGCTTTGGGTCCTTGGCTCCGGCCCTGGACTACGCCGAGCAGGGCAAGGGGCTCTTCGTGCTCGCCGCCACCTCCAACCCGGAGGGGGCAAGCATTCAGCGGGCCCAGAAGGATCAGGATCTGTCTGTGGCACAGCACATCGTGGATGAGGCCGCAGCATGCAATGCTTCTCGACGCTCGTCTGGCGCCGCAGGCAACGTGGGGGTCGTGGTGGGCGCCACCCTGGATCGCGCCCCAGATCTCTCGGCGCTCAACGGGCCCATCTTGATGCCCGGTGTGGGCGCTCAGGGGGCCGCTCAGGAGGACGTCGATAAGCTCGCGAAGCAAATGACACACCTGGCATTTCCCAACGTCTCTCGTGGGGTCTTGCAGGCCGGTCCGAGCGTGAAAGCCCTAGAAACGGCCGTTTCCGAACTGGCCGCTCAATTTCCGGGAATCCCCAGCTAG
- the carB gene encoding carbamoyl-phosphate synthase large subunit, with protein MPKRTDINHVLVIGSGPIVIGQACEFDYSGTQACRVLKQEGMRVTLINSNPATIMTDPEFADHTYVEPIHPDYIEKIFAKEIEEGHPIDAVLATLGGQTALNAAIALDRRGSLEKYNVELIGADIPAIQRGEDRQKFKDIVAKIGGESARSRVCHNMDEVHETVAELGLPVVVRPSFTMGGLGSGLAFDNDDLERIAGGGLAASPEANVLIEESILGWKEYELELMRDGDDNVVVICSIENVDALGVHTGDSVTVAPAMTLTDREFQKMRDQGIAIIREVGVDTGGCNIQFAINPHDGRIITIEMNPRVSRSSALASKATGFPIAKIAAKLAIGYTLDEITNDITGETPAAFEPTLDYVVVKAPRFAFEKFPGADDTLTTTMKSVGEAMSLGRNYAAATNKVMRSLENKDAGFWTSPDRFADADAALESLKRPVAGRMYEVEQALRGGKTIEEVHEASGIDPWFLAEIQQLVDLRQQLIDAPVLTEQLLRLAKYYGLSDKQIAALRPEFAGEEGVRSLRWSLGIRPVFKTVDTCAAEFEAKTPYHYSSYEFDAAAESEVSPQTEKEKVIILGSGPNRIGQGIEFDYSCVHAALELSRVGYETIMVNCNPETVSTDYDTADRLYFEPLTFEDAMEVYHAECQSGTVAGVIVQLGGQTPLGLAEKLRDAGVPVVGTSPEAIDLAEDRGAFGEVLAKADLPAPEFGTATSFAEARDVAARIGYPVLVRPSYVLGGRGMEIVYDEQTLEDYINRATELSNEHPVLVDRFLDNAIEIDVDALCDGQQVYLGGVMEHIEEAGIHSGDSSCALPPMTLGAEDIEKVRQSTVALAHGIGVKGLMNVQYALKDDTLYIIEANPRASRTVPFVSKATGVPLAKAAARIMMGASIAELQEEKLIPTTHDGGSLPMDAPIAVKEAVLPFNRFRRPDGSMLDSLLSPEMKSTGEVIGLADSFGAAYAKAEDAAFGALPTSGTVFVSVANRDKRTLNFPIQQLAKLGFKMMATKGTADMLRRNGIECEVVAKASQVREGNEELSIVDKITAGEVDLILNTPAGSAGARHDGYDIRAAAVSAGVPLVTTVQGVTAAVQGIEALRENELSILPLQELNHENIAAKVGE; from the coding sequence ATGCCGAAGCGCACTGACATCAATCACGTCCTGGTTATCGGATCCGGCCCCATTGTGATCGGCCAGGCCTGCGAGTTCGACTACTCCGGCACCCAGGCGTGCCGCGTGCTCAAGCAGGAGGGGATGCGGGTAACCCTCATCAACTCCAACCCGGCCACGATCATGACTGATCCCGAGTTCGCTGATCACACCTATGTAGAGCCAATCCACCCTGATTACATTGAGAAGATCTTTGCCAAAGAGATCGAGGAAGGCCACCCGATCGACGCGGTGCTGGCCACCCTGGGTGGGCAGACTGCTCTCAACGCCGCCATCGCGTTGGATCGCCGCGGCAGCTTGGAGAAGTACAACGTAGAGCTCATCGGTGCCGATATCCCCGCGATTCAGCGGGGCGAGGATCGCCAGAAGTTTAAGGACATCGTGGCCAAGATCGGCGGCGAGTCCGCACGCTCGCGCGTGTGCCACAACATGGACGAGGTGCACGAGACAGTGGCCGAGCTGGGTCTGCCGGTCGTGGTGCGCCCCTCCTTCACCATGGGCGGGCTGGGCTCCGGTCTGGCCTTCGATAACGATGATCTCGAGCGCATCGCCGGCGGCGGATTGGCTGCCTCCCCAGAGGCCAACGTGCTCATCGAGGAGTCCATCCTCGGTTGGAAGGAATACGAGCTGGAGCTGATGCGCGATGGCGATGACAACGTGGTGGTCATCTGCTCGATCGAAAACGTCGATGCTCTCGGCGTGCACACCGGCGATTCCGTTACCGTGGCTCCGGCCATGACGCTCACGGACCGCGAGTTCCAGAAGATGCGCGATCAGGGTATCGCCATCATTCGCGAGGTGGGCGTGGACACCGGTGGCTGCAACATCCAGTTCGCCATTAACCCCCACGACGGCCGCATCATCACCATCGAGATGAACCCGCGCGTTTCGCGCTCCTCGGCGCTGGCATCGAAGGCTACCGGCTTCCCGATCGCGAAGATCGCCGCCAAGCTAGCCATCGGCTACACCCTCGATGAGATCACCAACGACATCACCGGCGAAACCCCCGCCGCCTTCGAGCCCACCCTAGACTATGTGGTGGTCAAGGCTCCGCGCTTTGCCTTCGAGAAATTCCCCGGCGCTGATGACACGCTCACCACCACCATGAAGTCGGTGGGTGAGGCCATGAGCTTGGGCCGTAACTACGCGGCTGCCACCAATAAGGTGATGCGCTCGCTGGAGAATAAGGACGCTGGGTTCTGGACCTCGCCTGATCGCTTCGCTGATGCCGATGCGGCGCTGGAGTCCCTCAAGCGGCCTGTGGCTGGCCGGATGTACGAGGTGGAGCAGGCGCTGCGCGGCGGCAAAACCATCGAGGAGGTGCACGAGGCCTCCGGTATCGACCCTTGGTTCCTGGCCGAGATTCAGCAGCTGGTGGATCTACGCCAGCAGCTCATCGACGCCCCTGTGCTCACCGAGCAGCTACTGCGCCTGGCCAAGTACTACGGGCTGTCCGATAAGCAGATCGCGGCGCTGCGCCCGGAGTTTGCCGGTGAGGAGGGCGTGCGTTCGCTGCGCTGGTCGCTGGGGATCCGCCCGGTATTTAAGACGGTGGACACCTGTGCCGCCGAGTTCGAGGCCAAGACCCCGTATCACTACTCGTCCTATGAGTTTGATGCCGCCGCCGAGTCCGAGGTGAGCCCACAGACCGAGAAGGAGAAGGTGATCATCCTCGGCTCTGGTCCGAACCGTATCGGTCAGGGCATCGAGTTCGACTACTCCTGCGTGCACGCCGCGCTGGAGCTATCGCGGGTGGGCTATGAGACCATCATGGTCAACTGCAACCCTGAGACAGTCTCGACTGACTACGACACCGCCGATCGCCTCTACTTTGAGCCGCTGACCTTTGAAGACGCGATGGAGGTCTATCACGCCGAGTGCCAGTCCGGCACTGTGGCCGGTGTGATCGTCCAGCTCGGCGGCCAAACCCCGCTGGGCTTGGCGGAGAAGCTGCGCGACGCCGGCGTGCCGGTGGTGGGCACCAGCCCCGAGGCCATCGACTTGGCGGAGGATCGCGGCGCCTTCGGTGAGGTGCTGGCCAAGGCTGATCTGCCGGCTCCCGAGTTCGGCACCGCCACCTCCTTCGCCGAGGCCCGCGACGTGGCGGCCCGCATCGGCTATCCGGTGCTGGTGCGTCCCAGCTATGTGTTGGGTGGTCGCGGCATGGAGATTGTCTACGATGAGCAGACCCTCGAGGACTACATCAACCGCGCTACCGAGCTGTCCAATGAGCACCCGGTGCTGGTGGACCGCTTCCTAGACAATGCCATTGAGATCGATGTGGATGCGCTCTGCGATGGGCAGCAGGTGTATCTCGGTGGAGTCATGGAGCACATCGAGGAGGCCGGAATTCACTCCGGTGATAGCTCTTGTGCACTGCCGCCGATGACGCTGGGTGCTGAGGACATTGAGAAGGTCCGCCAGTCCACCGTGGCGCTCGCCCACGGTATTGGTGTCAAGGGCCTGATGAATGTGCAGTACGCGCTGAAGGATGACACCCTTTACATCATTGAGGCCAACCCGCGTGCCTCCCGCACGGTGCCCTTTGTGTCCAAGGCGACGGGTGTGCCGCTGGCTAAGGCTGCCGCGCGCATTATGATGGGCGCGTCCATCGCCGAGCTGCAGGAAGAAAAGCTCATTCCCACCACCCACGATGGTGGTTCGCTGCCCATGGATGCGCCGATTGCGGTCAAGGAAGCCGTGCTGCCCTTCAACCGCTTCCGCCGCCCAGATGGCTCCATGCTGGACTCGCTGCTCAGCCCGGAGATGAAGTCCACCGGCGAGGTGATCGGCCTGGCCGATAGCTTCGGCGCAGCCTACGCCAAGGCCGAGGATGCCGCCTTCGGGGCATTGCCGACCTCCGGCACGGTGTTTGTGTCCGTGGCCAATCGGGATAAGCGCACGCTGAACTTCCCGATCCAGCAGCTGGCCAAGCTCGGCTTTAAGATGATGGCCACCAAGGGCACCGCCGACATGCTGCGCCGCAATGGCATCGAGTGTGAGGTAGTGGCCAAGGCCAGCCAGGTGCGAGAAGGCAACGAGGAGCTGTCCATCGTGGACAAGATCACCGCCGGTGAGGTGGATCTGATCCTCAACACTCCCGCCGGCTCTGCCGGTGCCCGTCACGATGGCTACGATATCCGCGCCGCCGCCGTGAGCGCTGGGGTGCCGCTGGTAACCACCGTGCAGGGCGTAACCGCCGCGGTGCAGGGTATCGAGGCGCTGCGCGAGAACGAGCTGAGCATCCTGCCGCTGCAGGAGCTCAACCACGAAAACATTGCAGCCAAGGTGGGGGAGTAA
- the carA gene encoding glutamine-hydrolyzing carbamoyl-phosphate synthase small subunit has translation MTTETTPSEASTRPAVLVLADGNTYRGLAFGAEGNAFGEAVFTTAMTGYQETMTDPSYHKQMVVMTAPQIGNTGWNDEDNESREDKIWIAGLIIRDLSHTVSNWRARRSLEEEMISQGLVGIKHVDTRAIVRHLRNYGSIKAGVFTGEDALLDTEELVRRVEQQEDMEGANLSADVSLDTPQILEPTGEVKATVVAYDMGIKSNTPRNLLARGMRTVLVPANYPFEKAMEFNPDGVFISNGPGDPATADEMVGIVQQFLDKDVPIFGICFGNQILGRAFGMNTYKLKFGHRGVNIPVKNHVQGHIEITAQNHGFALEGEAGQEFDTAYGPALVTHTCLNDGVVEGVALKSGRAFSVQYHPEAAAGPNDANPLFDQFAELVAEDIAAKSTAGSSSNEQN, from the coding sequence GTGACTACTGAGACCACCCCCTCTGAGGCCAGCACCCGGCCCGCAGTGCTCGTGCTCGCCGACGGCAACACCTACCGCGGGCTTGCCTTCGGCGCCGAAGGCAATGCCTTTGGCGAGGCCGTGTTTACCACCGCCATGACCGGTTATCAGGAGACGATGACCGATCCCAGCTACCACAAGCAGATGGTGGTGATGACCGCCCCGCAGATCGGTAACACCGGCTGGAACGATGAGGATAACGAGTCCCGCGAAGACAAGATCTGGATCGCTGGGCTGATTATCCGCGATCTTTCCCACACTGTCTCTAACTGGCGTGCCCGCCGCAGCCTAGAGGAAGAGATGATCTCCCAGGGGCTGGTGGGCATTAAGCACGTGGACACCCGCGCCATCGTGCGCCACCTGCGTAACTACGGCTCCATCAAGGCGGGGGTCTTTACTGGCGAAGACGCCTTGCTGGACACCGAGGAGCTGGTGCGCCGGGTAGAGCAGCAAGAAGACATGGAAGGGGCAAACCTCTCCGCCGATGTCAGCTTGGACACCCCGCAGATCCTCGAGCCCACCGGCGAGGTGAAAGCCACCGTGGTGGCCTATGACATGGGCATTAAGTCCAATACCCCGCGCAACCTGCTGGCCCGCGGAATGCGCACCGTGCTGGTGCCGGCGAACTATCCCTTCGAGAAGGCCATGGAGTTCAACCCCGACGGAGTGTTTATCTCCAATGGCCCGGGTGATCCCGCCACCGCCGATGAGATGGTGGGCATCGTGCAGCAATTCCTAGACAAGGACGTGCCGATCTTCGGTATCTGCTTTGGCAACCAGATCCTGGGCCGCGCCTTCGGTATGAACACCTACAAGCTCAAGTTCGGTCACCGCGGCGTGAACATCCCCGTGAAGAACCACGTGCAGGGACACATCGAGATCACCGCTCAAAACCACGGCTTCGCCCTCGAAGGCGAGGCAGGCCAAGAATTCGACACCGCCTATGGCCCCGCACTGGTCACGCACACCTGCCTTAATGATGGCGTGGTCGAGGGCGTGGCGCTGAAGAGTGGGCGTGCCTTCTCCGTGCAGTACCACCCCGAGGCCGCCGCCGGGCCGAATGATGCCAACCCGCTCTTTGACCAGTTCGCCGAGCTGGTGGCCGAAGACATTGCCGCCAAGAGCACCGCCGGTAGCTCCAGCAACGAGCAGAACTAA